AGCACCCCTCCTTCAAATCCTCTTATAAAAACCCAGTCTTTTCTGACCCAACAAACCAGTGCAGATCCCTTGCAAGAGAAGTAAGTGGGAGCTGAGAGAACATGACACCCCTGACTGGGGTTTCTCCTCACACATTTCAGGGAAGGTATACAAGGATCCATGTCTGCAGAGAATGTAGGAGCTTTGAGACCAAGTAAAGGCAGTCCTGGGAGGTCTCAGGTGTAGTAGGATGTACAGCTTGTCCAATTATTTCCAGAAGTATGGAAGGGGATGGATGCTATCAAGATGGATTTATTCCTAGTGAACTAGACAGAGGAAAAGACAAGAGGTACAACAGGGGGTTTTTCATGCTCTCTCTCTGACCACTCTTCCTTTAGTTCTCTGGTTGTCTCCACACATCACAGACAAAATGATGCCTTCCATGGGCCTCCCCACCCTGTCCTGGATGCTGCTCTCGTGCCTGATGCTCCTGTCTCAAGACCAAGGTGAGATTTCTCTGCCTCTATCACTGGGTTCCCAGTGTTTGTTCAGGgccaagaagaggaggaaagctcCTGTGTGCCTCCCATGGTAATGGTACATCCCCCCACAACTACATTGCTTGCAATTCCTGTATCATCACTCCTTCCTTCTGGGTAACTAGTGGTGGGAGTCTCCCCAGTGGTCCAGTACCAGTGGGATGagatgatttccattttctcagtaGAGTCTAATTTATGTGGGTGATTAAGGAGGGAAAGTATAGAGTGTTTTTAATGAGATGAATAGAAGGAGAAAGACTGAAGGATCCAGTAGAAGAATAATCAgcccagaagaggagaaaagttgGACTTTTGAATAAGGcagatgaataaaaagaaaaaagaccatcTCCCAATTACTAGGTCTagttcatgataaaaaaaaaaaatcctggcaaGGTTGGCAATGGTGACACGCAGTCAGGAGTGTGATGTCACTTCCCCAAGCACTGGCCTCATAGATATTATTCAAGGTCACCTCCCAGCTCAAATATCCTCTCTCCATTTCACCCCATCactctcctttatttcttcctccccaggGGAAGATTCCCAGAAGAAACTGCCCTCTGCACGGATCAGCTGTCCAAAAGGCTCCATGGCCTATGCGTCCTACTGCTATGCCTTGTTTACAACACCTAAAACCTGGATGAATGCAGACGTGAGTGCTGGGATTTGCAGTTCGGGCTGATAAGGAGAAGTAAATTAGAGACAGGGTTTGGGGGCTGGGAGTCTCCATTCTCTAGAGTTTCCTGAGGGTGAGTATGAGCACCTCATCTATTGCAAACACAACCCCTTCTCACCTACCTTGTCCCTGCCCTTCCCTCAGTGAGGGTCTCAAGGTCCTCCTCAGTCTCTCCCTTCTCCACACAGATGACCTGCCAGAAGAGGCCCTCAGGATACCTTGTGTCTGTGCTCAGTGGGACTGAGGGATCCTTCGTGGTCTCCCTGGTCAAGAACAACTTGAAAACCATCTCAGATGTCTGGATTGGTCTCCATGACCCCACAGAAGTACACTTACATCCTCTCTAGTCTGCTACCTCCCAGCATGCTATGGCACCCAGGCCTGCTCGCTGTCCCCTGTGCCTGCCAAGGAAATAATGTAGAGATCCATAGAGCTTGGAGATCAAGGAGGTGATTGGAGAATGGAGGGCCTTGAGACCAGCTGCAGAGCTGAGTTCTGTGCAGGTCTCCAGTCTCCAGCTAAGGTTAATCTGCCTCTTGTCAAGCTTTTACACAATTCACACACCACGccctgattcagtttgctgtgcATCCCTGAGTCTGCACATGCTGCGCTTAGCAAGTGCTAAATGAATATTTAGGATTGATGCACTTTGTCCTTATAAAACATATGTTGTCTTGGAGGTTCAGAGGGTAATCACAAATGTACCACCAAATGTAGTTCACACAGTGACAAGTTACTCTGAGGGGTTCTATTCGTCTTTGTGATTATTGACTTTTGAATTTGCCAATAGAAGCAAAGAGTTAGGGAGTGTTTCCAGAGGAGAGCTGTGGGGCATCACCTGGTAGAGCAGAACTAATTCCATGATGCTGGGGAGGGTATCAGGTGTTCCAGCTGAGGAAATCAGGCCAGGAGAACTCTAAAGGCTTTTCCACCTCACCCGACTCCATCCTCTGCTCTATAGGGCTCTGAGCCAAATGCCGGTGGATGGGAGTGGAGTAACAATGATGTGCTCAATTACGTTGCCTGGGAGAAAAATCCCTCCCACAACTCAAACCCTGGTTATTGTGGGAGCCTGTCCAGAAGCTCAGGTAGGAAACAGAGGAGGTCACTTCTACGCagccttttccatcccctcatccCCTATTTCTGAGTCTGGTCTTCAGAGGATCCTCCTGGGCTGGAACTGCTTGTCTGTTCCCATCCCCTCtcacctctcctttctttctctctcgtTCCCCTGGAGTGGGACCCTGGTGAAGATGAGGGAGAGCCTTTGAGTCCTAGGCCAGAATCCGGGATGCATCCCCATTGGGTTCTCAAGCTCCACCAGCCCCATTCACTTGAGCTCTTCTGTCTCTTCAGGGTATCTGAAGTGGAGAGATTATAACTGTTATGTGAACTTACCCTATGTCTGCAAGTTCAAGGGCTAAGTCAGATGGAAAGTCAGTAGCCTGAGTCTGGTGTGCAGCTCCTCATGGACTTGGAACCAAGAGTGAAGACACATCCCGGAAAGGGGAATCCTCCCCACGCCCCCAACCTGACCACCTCATTCTGGCCTTCCCTGTCTCTCGCCCTCATTTCAGGCAtttgtgtgcgtgtttgtgtgtgtgtgtgtgggtgtgtgtgtgtgtgtgtgtatgtgtgtgtgtgcatgccatGGCCTGAGGTCTTGGAGAACAGTAATAAATATCATATTCCAAACTTACCTGCTTTTGTGCTCTTGTCTTATAACAAGACTCTGAGGAAGAAGTTTGTATGGGAAGAATCTAGAGGTGGCCTCTGTCAAGTTTCATCCAGTTTCCTTGGAAAATGACtgaatgtacattcccaccattgTATTTGTGATGAGTAAGTAGGCCCTGTTCCCTTAGGAATTGGGTTGTGTTATACAAAAACATTGCTTCCCCGCCCACTGTACTGCCCATTCCTCCTGATGGTATGACACAAGCAGTCTTAGTGGGGTCCCATGCTATTTATTATAGAATGCACTTCTGAAATCATTTGCTGTGAAGGATCATGAaggatctattctttttctttaatgtgcAATCCACCTTGGATCatgacttttataaaatatagtcAAGAAGAAATTACTTGGACTGACATGCAGATCATTGGAAGTTGTCACTGTTTTAAGAAAGGAGCAAAGTGTAGGTATGGCACTCCATGATCACAACctttactacaaagcaacagtaataaaaacaatattgtactcgaacaaaaacagacatataggtccattgaacagaatagagagcattAAAGtaaacccatgcttatatggtcaattaactttCAACAATGAAGtacagaatatacaatgggaaaaagaca
The sequence above is a segment of the Physeter macrocephalus isolate SW-GA chromosome 12, ASM283717v5, whole genome shotgun sequence genome. Coding sequences within it:
- the LOC102991889 gene encoding lithostathine-like encodes the protein MMPSMGLPTLSWMLLSCLMLLSQDQGEDSQKKLPSARISCPKGSMAYASYCYALFTTPKTWMNADMTCQKRPSGYLVSVLSGTEGSFVVSLVKNNLKTISDVWIGLHDPTEGSEPNAGGWEWSNNDVLNYVAWEKNPSHNSNPGYCGSLSRSSGYLKWRDYNCYVNLPYVCKFKG